The Chlorocebus sabaeus isolate Y175 chromosome 20, mChlSab1.0.hap1, whole genome shotgun sequence genomic sequence GCAGCAGTCACTTTTTGACTGACAGGCATTTTCCATATTGTCCTCACCCATCCAATAGCTCTGCAGCTTGCAGATGAAAAAAACTAATATTCGGAAAGCATGTGCCTTGCCCAGGGCCTCATAATCAAGAATTAACAGTTAGAATTTGAATCCAGATTCATCTGGTTTCAAAGCTGGGCTAATTTCACCACCCCTATGGCCTGGATGTTCCAGTAACTGTTGGAGAACTGGAAGCTGTTGGTTTTGGAGCCTGAAGCCAGGAGCACAGTGCCCAGCTCTTCTCTTCCTGTTGTAAGGTCCCCgatctttcttttctgcttcccTCACCTGTCACTCTCCTCTCTAGTGTCTCCCTCCATCTTCTGGCTCCCCTGGGAGCCACAGATAATTGACATGTTGGGATACATATGTCATTTGTGCTTTTGTCTTCTTTCCTCATTATGTGGGAgcaacaaggaagaaaaaaagaaaaggaaaaatgctgGCAAAATACAAAGATAGAGACTTGTAAAAAGAAAGCATAATTCTAGCTTAGACTTCAATACCTGTGACAGCGGATGGCTCTGCTGACCATGCTTAGGGGAGTGGAGAGTGTAGCTATTTGGAGGACAGGATGTCTGGAAGCCTGGGTCCTCACCTCATACCCCAGGAGACCACAGAGACATGAAGGTGGCACTCTTGCACGCTTTCCCTTACTCATCTGGGACACACATTCCTCAAGGAAGAGGCTAGGTAACTACAGTCTAGAGCTGGGGAAAATCTCCATGACAGAGTGGAAAGGGACTAGAGAGAACAAGAATTCCTCTGCCCTAGGGATGGTTTAATAGCAGTGATAAGGTCCAGAGAAGAGTTGTGAAGGAAAGAGATGATTTCTGGAAAGAAGGGGAGagagcccccccccccccattttgCTTCCATGGGTTGTAGGAGTGACATCAGAGCAGAAGAATGGGGATTGAAGGGTCTGTTTCTCCCACAGGGtttttccccctcttcctcctatCCCATCTTCCTAACATCAGGGCAGCCTCATGGCCAGGTCTATATGCAACTTGGCCCCGTTTCCGCCTCCCCCCATCTCTAGTGAAGCCCTGCTGCTCTTGGAGGATCAAGCAGCTAGCAGGGCACACTTCAAAGTGGTTTTTAACCCTCCATTTACTTGATTCATGAGGCTCTGTCCCCTTCtttcccaaaatcaaattattCCCTTCACAGCTCTTCTCGGGACCTCACTGTTACTAAACCTGATCTCACACACTTCTGAGGAAGAGCGAACAGTGAGTTGTGTGGGACCTACCATAGGCAAGAATGTTGGGAAGCCTGTCAACTTCAGAGGTGGCTGGGAGGGTGCTGGCGTGGGCATCCAGATGCTTTTCTAAAGTGGGGGCTTGCTTAGTGATAGAAGAGGTTTGATGAAGGAGAGGGGGAGGCTACAGGAAACCTTAGCTTGGCCGAAAGAGGAACTTGGACACATGTTTGGTTTTCCCCTTCATCCTACCCAGCTtgcatcacaaatcagtttcattCTTAGTTCAGTTCTTCTGTGGGATCTGTCTCTAGTTCCCCTGTGCTAGGGCCCTGAATCAAATAATGAAACTAGTCTCATCCGCCCAAggttggatcttttttttttttttgagacggagttttgcttgttgcccaggctggagtgcaatggcacgatcttggcttgctgcaacctctgcctcccaggttcaagtgattctcctgtctcagcctcccgcatagctgggattacaggcgcccaccaccatgcctggctaattttttgtattttcagtagagacagggtttcatcatgttggtcaggctggtctcaaactcctgacctcagatgatccacccactttggcctcccaaagtgttgggattacaggcatgagccactgcgcccaacaaAGTTGGATCTTTGAGTCAATGTTGGGAAGGGTATGGAAGATGAAGGGAAGAAACGCCTCATGTAAGAAAATCCAGGCAGCTCGATCTCAATCAGAGACTGCTAGGAAAGAGAAGCCAGTGTCTGGCTGGGGAAGATTTTAATTCCACAAATCCTCCTCGGGGCTGGGATAAATTTCATGGACAGGTGGCAATGGCCTCCACATCCCTACAACTAGAGTAGGGCAGCGGAAACCTCACCCTCAGACTGACTGCCTGGGGTGGGACAAAACAGAAAACGCCCTCGTCCCCCTCCAGCTCTAAGCTTAGAAGCCCACTGTATCCTTGGGAGCAGCAGTGGACTCCCCGTGCCGTCTTGCGGGGCGGGCGGTGTGTGGAGTGATCAGACTATGTCTTTTCtgcaccttctctctctctggctggGTAAAAACTTCCTACTACTGCTACAGGGTCACTTCCTCAAACCTGAAGGGGATACGGAAAGTAGGAGGGGAAACAAGGGTTGTAGTGGGGTCAGGCATCAGCAAGAGCAATgagctcatttttgttttctttttttgattgagGTAAATAAAAAAGCTTTATCCAGCAACACGGAGATAAGAGTCTGTCCAACCCGACGAGTTCCAGACCCCACCCCGCCCTCACATCAGGCTCTTCCGGTACTGACTGTGCGGGGTGGTCTGTCTGAGGTGGGAGTCGGGGGTCTGCAGGTCCATCTGTCTGTACAGGTCTCTCAGCTCCCTGACCTCCTGCAGCACCCTCTTTGCCTGGTTCCAATTTGATGACGCCTCTCCCAGCAGCCGTTCCGTCTCCAACAGCAGCTGCTCTGACTCAGAATCCGGCGGAGACCGAGGGGGGTCCTTGGCCTTTCGCTTCCCATCTCCCAGTCCCTGAACCTCTGCCAGAAGCTCCTGAGTCTTCTCCAGTTTCCTTGCTACCAGGTCCTGGATCCGGGACAGCTGCCCCGGGTGGGGGGGGGCAGGGGATGGGGGTTCCTCAGCCTGGAGCTGGAGGGTGCGGGCAGGGGCAGCGTCCcgctgagacaggatctcctccAGGGAGGCGCAGCGGCCCTTCTCTGTGGGTGTCAACTTCTTGGGTGCCTGGGGGGTGTAGGTGGCCCCTTTGTCTGGTTTTTCCCAAGGTCGGGAGAGGCTGCTTGCCCGGTCTGCGGAGGGCTGGATGCGGTCTGAGTCTGCTCTCCGCCGGCTCCCTGCCAGCTGGGCCACAGACTTGTCCAGGTCAACCCGAAAGCTCTCAGCACAAGAGGTTGGTTCCTCAGGGGAAGGGTCTTCCTCTTGGATCAGGTCCAAGGTCAGCATTCCATCCGAGGTAGAGGTGGAAGCCTGTGGAGCAAGGGGGAAATGAGAGGGGAAAGCTGTCTTCAGGAGGGATTTTCAGAATGACTGCCTAAAAGATGCAAGCTGTGGTCATTTTCCTCTACAAGCCTTCCCTGAATGAGAAGtagttttttgagagacagagtcttactctgttgcccaggctggagtgcagtggcataaccttggctcactgcaaacaccaccttctggttcaagcgattctcctacctcagcctcctaaatagctgggattacatgcacgcatcaccacgcctggccttttttttttgtatttttagcagtggcagggttttaccatgttggccatggttggtctcgaactcctgacctcaagtgatccacccgtctcagcctcccaaagtactgggattataggtgtgagcaaccCTGCCTGGCAAAGCCCTCTGCTCTTGACTGAACCCTCCTACTGAATGTGCTGTTTCTTATTCCTTTGATAATGActtgaatgtttctttttctgtgatttACTTTCTGTTGCTTGTTTCCTGTATTCTCCATTCTACCACAAGCTTCCTGAGGGGCGTCCTCTTCCTCAGTATTGTGGACTCTCAGCATTAAACTGGGTCTGACACACACAGGACGCTCCCCATGGCACAATGACTGTCCTCCTCCATCTGCATCCTATGAGCCCCACACTTCAGCCCCCTTGCCTTataaaattttttctcttatttccagAATACTAAAAGTGATGAGTAGTCAATACCAAATATGTAGTTATACATATGCTGCTTTAGTCATTCCTCATAGCAGCCCTTCAAGGCAGGCATGATTACTGCctcattttacagctgaagaCATGCAACTTCAGGGAACCACACAGGTAGCTGATTACAGTGAGGTTCCAACTCAGGTTCGGACTCCAAAGGCTGTGTTCTCTGCACTATAcctgccttcctctctctctaAAGACTTAAGAGCTCAGAAGCATGAAAGAAACCAGCACTTTGTATGTTTCAGGGATTCATTGTCATCCTTTCTCCTCCAAATGCCTGCACTACTACATGCTGTTACCCATCAAGACAGTCACCATAAAGTGGcttagttttcattttcctgtgGGTATAACTCATTTTCTCCAAAAGAGGGTAACATTACTGGGAGCCAGGACTTTTGAACTCTTAATGCGTGCTGAATAAATCCTTTTGATTTAGATCAGGCAGGGGCATGGGGTGGAAGGACTTCCCTCGCCTCTGATCTTGGCATCGAGGCCTCCCACAAATGCCTCTGGTGGCATACAGTTCTGTCTGAGATGGACTGACACAGAATTCGCCCTTTGGCAATGTTTATTACGGTCTTACATACCACAGCCATTAGGTGTCCCCTTGTTGGGGGGCGGCGGGAGTGTTGGATTTTTGCCCTGTCTCGAGTGGGATGGGCAAGATAGCTGTCCTCCTCAACGGTGACCTGAAGAGATGTACTGTGAGTCATGAGTGCTCTTCAGCGACCTTTGTCCCAACCCAGCATCCCGAGGCCTGAACGCGTGCCCATTCCATTCACGGCTTCTGAATGAATCCATGGGCAAGGGGATTTACTGGACACGAAGGGGCTCTTTAAGCTGACGCAAGGCTGGCTCCCGCATCATGAAGTGGGGAAGAGGAGGTGTCAGAAGAGACTTGGAGAGAAGGTAGAAAGAGATCAGGTTTTTAAAAGGGAGGTAAAGAAGTAGAGCTGGTGGGGGAGCGAGTAAATGGGGCCTGCATAATCCTCCCCCTTCAGTGGGTCacagctgttccctctgccccagcctccctccctctccccacagtGAGCCCCCTGACCTCATCCAAGATACGGTTCTTGGCTCGGGTGATGGCAGAGTTGAGGGCACTGATCCACGATTCCTTCTCTTCTGGACTTACTGCCAGGAAGATCAGGTTGGGTGCCTGTGAGGGGAAGA encodes the following:
- the PLEKHO1 gene encoding pleckstrin homology domain-containing family O member 1 isoform X2, yielding MAVASTSTSDGMLTLDLIQEEDPSPEEPTSCAESFRVDLDKSVAQLAGSRRRADSDRIQPSADRASSLSRPWEKPDKGATYTPQAPKKLTPTEKGRCASLEEILSQRDAAPARTLQLQAEEPPSPAPPHPGQLSRIQDLVARKLEKTQELLAEVQGLGDGKRKAKDPPRSPPDSESEQLLLETERLLGEASSNWNQAKRVLQEVRELRDLYRQMDLQTPDSHLRQTTPHSQYRKSLM
- the PLEKHO1 gene encoding pleckstrin homology domain-containing family O member 1 isoform X1, whose protein sequence is MMKKNNSAKRGPQDGNQQPAPPEKVGWVRKFCGKGIFREIWKNRYVVLKGDQLYISEKEVKDEKNIQEVFDLSDYEKCEELRKSKSRSKKNHSKFTLAHSKQPGNTAPNLIFLAVSPEEKESWISALNSAITRAKNRILDEVTVEEDSYLAHPTRDRAKIQHSRRPPTRGHLMAVASTSTSDGMLTLDLIQEEDPSPEEPTSCAESFRVDLDKSVAQLAGSRRRADSDRIQPSADRASSLSRPWEKPDKGATYTPQAPKKLTPTEKGRCASLEEILSQRDAAPARTLQLQAEEPPSPAPPHPGQLSRIQDLVARKLEKTQELLAEVQGLGDGKRKAKDPPRSPPDSESEQLLLETERLLGEASSNWNQAKRVLQEVRELRDLYRQMDLQTPDSHLRQTTPHSQYRKSLM